In Candidatus Synechococcus calcipolaris G9, a genomic segment contains:
- a CDS encoding 6-carboxytetrahydropterin synthase, giving the protein MTCIINRRAEFSASHRYWLPELSAAENWSHFGACSQFPGHGHNYVLYVSMIGELDIYGMVLNLSDVKHIIREQVIDPLNFSYLNDAWPEFQQTLPTTENIARVIWQRLAPHLPLTRIQLYEHPRLWADYEGHAMEAYLTVGTHFSAAHRLALEHLSYEENCRIYGKCARPHGHGHNYHLEVTIKGEIDPRTGMIVDLVTLEQTIKDEIVEPFDHTFLNKDIAYFGEVVPTAENIAIHIRDLLQEPIQKLGCQLHRIKLIESPNNSCEVLCGDRPSVSQMGQRAEPVLVGQGTAI; this is encoded by the coding sequence ATGACCTGTATTATTAATCGTCGGGCTGAATTTTCTGCCAGTCACCGCTACTGGTTGCCAGAACTATCTGCGGCGGAGAACTGGAGTCATTTTGGAGCCTGTAGTCAGTTTCCTGGCCATGGCCACAACTACGTTCTCTATGTGTCCATGATTGGCGAGTTGGACATCTATGGAATGGTTTTAAATCTTTCTGATGTGAAACATATAATCCGAGAGCAGGTCATTGATCCCCTGAATTTTTCCTACTTGAATGATGCCTGGCCAGAATTTCAGCAAACCTTGCCGACCACGGAAAATATAGCTCGGGTGATTTGGCAGCGTTTAGCTCCCCATTTACCCCTGACCCGCATCCAACTCTATGAACATCCCCGTCTTTGGGCGGACTATGAAGGACATGCCATGGAAGCCTATCTCACCGTTGGAACCCATTTTAGTGCGGCCCATCGTCTGGCCTTAGAGCACCTCAGTTATGAAGAGAACTGTCGCATCTATGGTAAATGCGCTCGCCCCCACGGCCATGGCCATAATTATCATCTAGAGGTCACGATTAAAGGTGAAATTGATCCACGCACGGGCATGATTGTGGATCTAGTCACCCTAGAGCAAACCATTAAAGACGAAATTGTTGAACCCTTTGACCATACATTTCTGAATAAAGATATTGCCTATTTTGGCGAAGTCGTTCCCACAGCAGAAAATATTGCTATCCATATTCGGGATTTGCTTCAGGAGCCGATTCAAAAATTAGGCTGCCAACTCCATCGGATCAAATTAATTGAAAGTCCTAATAACTCCTGCGAAGTCCTCTGTGGCGATCGCCCTAGTGTGAGTCAAATGGGCCAACGGGCTGAGCCTGTCCTAGTTGGCCAGGGTACAGCCATCTAA
- a CDS encoding sugar transferase yields the protein MAPHRSTSLGRDIRAPSPFSLARFISHQNSHSLLLMGSDLLSLILAWKIAFKFNQFYQPLPPQLVWWTFLGLPSLFWIFAGSIIVILALGGLYHPRSNWKNYLRAAKLVSLSYVLSLVISYIYDPDLNMPRSLFFTAWVASVGIVLFMRLGVTLLLQLVAQRSQVTIFLITTGDRLILLRDILERQPHYTIVGTALASTANDPHTLEMILKTGTQEVLADCLPPSDLASTLYWQLRQHGITLRLVPSSLEMLYRRGVPEVFAALPTLRAEVTYLNGLEYRCKRWFDVIAALVGLILLAPLLLAVAIAIKCTSPGPVFFCQERVGLHGKTFHMWKFRTMGIHAEKQQAQMEAMNENPDGILFKMKKDPRCTLFGRFLRKTSIDELPQLFNVLLGQMSLVGPRPLPIRDVARFNSWHHIRHQVLPGITGLWQISGRSQIGNFDEAARLDLYYIDNWSLNMDLDILVETVRIVCFGKGAY from the coding sequence ATGGCCCCCCATCGTTCAACCTCCCTAGGGCGGGATATTCGCGCTCCCTCTCCTTTCTCCCTTGCTCGATTTATCTCCCATCAAAATTCCCACAGTCTGCTGCTGATGGGGAGTGATCTCCTATCCCTGATTCTGGCCTGGAAGATTGCCTTTAAATTCAACCAGTTTTACCAACCCTTGCCGCCGCAGTTGGTCTGGTGGACATTTTTGGGGCTGCCCAGTTTATTTTGGATTTTTGCCGGGAGTATTATAGTTATTTTAGCCTTGGGCGGTCTGTACCATCCCCGCAGCAATTGGAAAAACTATCTGCGGGCAGCCAAGCTTGTTAGCCTGAGCTACGTTCTGTCCTTGGTTATCAGCTATATCTATGACCCTGATCTGAATATGCCGCGATCGCTCTTCTTTACGGCCTGGGTTGCCAGTGTCGGGATCGTCCTATTTATGAGGTTAGGCGTGACCTTATTGTTGCAACTGGTGGCCCAACGATCCCAAGTGACGATTTTTTTAATTACCACTGGCGATCGCCTGATTCTATTGCGGGATATTTTAGAACGCCAGCCCCACTATACGATTGTGGGTACTGCCCTTGCCAGTACGGCCAATGATCCCCATACCCTAGAGATGATTTTGAAGACGGGGACCCAAGAAGTTTTGGCCGACTGTTTACCGCCATCGGATTTGGCCTCTACCCTCTACTGGCAATTGCGCCAACATGGGATCACCCTGCGCTTAGTACCCTCTAGTCTAGAAATGCTCTATCGGCGAGGTGTTCCCGAGGTGTTTGCGGCCCTACCTACTCTGCGGGCCGAAGTCACCTATCTCAATGGCTTAGAGTACCGCTGTAAACGCTGGTTTGATGTAATTGCGGCCCTAGTGGGGTTGATCCTTTTAGCACCTCTATTGCTGGCGGTGGCGATCGCCATTAAATGTACATCCCCCGGGCCCGTCTTTTTTTGTCAGGAACGGGTGGGTCTCCACGGCAAGACCTTTCACATGTGGAAATTTAGAACCATGGGCATTCATGCCGAGAAACAACAGGCGCAAATGGAAGCCATGAATGAAAATCCAGATGGTATTTTATTTAAGATGAAAAAAGATCCCCGCTGCACCCTCTTTGGCCGCTTCCTCCGCAAAACCAGTATTGATGAGCTACCCCAGTTATTTAACGTCCTGTTGGGACAAATGAGCTTGGTGGGCCCCCGTCCCCTGCCGATTCGGGATGTGGCTCGGTTCAATTCCTGGCATCATATTCGCCATCAAGTTTTACCGGGGATTACGGGCCTGTGGCAAATTTCCGGGCGATCGCAAATTGGCAATTTTGATGAAGCCGCCCGCCTAGACCTCTACTACATCGATAATTGGTCTCTGAATATGGATCTGGATATTCTCGTGGAGACAGTGCGAATCGTCTGCTTTGGCAAAGGAGCCTATTAA
- a CDS encoding F420-0:Gamma-glutamyl ligase, whose translation MQAIAIGTSIIILIIILIGLALEWRYRRRPSQPLDILPAQWNIDIYEPDHYRLTGELGLSNPHRGLEVMVPQLSAQVRLLSRDDIGAIDTTIDVIPRHPEPECAPRSDRYWFAYIVKSNKQTTVELVLDIKGPSLTALKAAWVQIHYIVYGPHGRSGKIHHEVIPLSFPTEAASGQWRDAETCHVLPIHTHLLTPLDRPTEIVKRYVLPHSQAGDIVTIGETPLAIMQSRWLDPSQLQPGWVARRVCQFFLPTSSLATACGMQALVEQVGALRVLLAFLGGSIAKIFGYRGGFYQLAGYQARLIDDVTGTLPPYDQFIVLGPDNPQGVVEEIKAETGLEAAIVDVNDLGAVKVLAATPGASLAVLEQALRKNPAGNADEQTPVVLIRPQASQTTEPGH comes from the coding sequence ATGCAGGCGATCGCCATTGGTACAAGTATCATTATTCTTATCATTATTTTGATTGGCTTGGCCCTAGAGTGGAGGTATCGTCGTCGGCCCTCCCAGCCCTTAGATATTTTGCCCGCTCAATGGAATATTGATATCTATGAACCGGATCACTATCGCCTGACAGGGGAACTCGGCCTCAGTAATCCCCACCGCGGTCTAGAGGTGATGGTTCCCCAGCTATCGGCCCAGGTGAGACTCCTGAGTAGGGATGATATTGGTGCTATAGATACCACGATAGATGTCATTCCCCGACACCCGGAACCCGAATGCGCCCCCCGCAGCGATCGCTATTGGTTTGCCTATATTGTCAAGTCCAATAAACAAACCACCGTTGAACTAGTCCTAGATATTAAGGGCCCCAGCTTAACCGCCCTCAAAGCTGCCTGGGTGCAGATTCACTACATTGTCTATGGCCCCCACGGCCGCAGTGGCAAAATCCACCATGAAGTCATTCCCCTCAGTTTCCCAACGGAAGCCGCCTCTGGTCAATGGCGAGATGCAGAAACCTGCCATGTTCTACCCATCCATACCCATTTATTAACTCCCCTCGATCGCCCCACGGAGATTGTCAAACGCTACGTTCTCCCCCATAGCCAAGCTGGGGATATTGTCACCATTGGTGAAACGCCCCTGGCAATTATGCAAAGTCGCTGGTTAGATCCAAGCCAATTGCAGCCAGGATGGGTGGCGCGGCGGGTCTGTCAGTTTTTCTTACCCACCTCAAGCTTGGCTACGGCCTGCGGTATGCAAGCATTGGTGGAGCAGGTTGGTGCGTTACGGGTGCTACTGGCCTTTTTAGGGGGATCCATTGCCAAGATTTTTGGCTACCGGGGTGGGTTTTATCAATTGGCTGGATACCAGGCCCGCCTCATTGATGATGTCACCGGAACCCTACCCCCCTACGATCAATTTATTGTTTTAGGCCCGGATAATCCTCAGGGGGTGGTTGAGGAGATCAAGGCAGAAACGGGATTAGAAGCGGCGATTGTCGATGTTAATGATCTCGGAGCAGTGAAGGTCTTAGCCGCAACCCCAGGGGCCAGCCTAGCCGTTTTAGAACAGGCCCTGCGGAAAAATCCAGCGGGGAATGCCGATGAACAAACCCCCGTGGTTTTAATTCGTCCCCAGGCATCCCAGACCACTGAGCCAGGACATTGA
- a CDS encoding o-succinylbenzoate synthase — MPIDSIHNDGYSYDYRPYSIPLKSPLNSHHGVWLRREGIYIRLENERGQVGFGEIAPLPWFGSESIEAALGFCQGLPRHITAATIQSISDDLPACQFGFGTAWEAIAHIPYAITLPLNTLNICGLLPAGKDVLTAWQALWQEGYRTFKWKIGVHDHALEKDLFHTLIAELPTRARLRLDANGGLTQETARDWLATLDGIRPPDLIEFLEQPLPPQAIDELMALAHDYHTPIALDEAIASVRQLWMWHHRGWPGIYVLKPGILGFPERLRQFCQYYRQESKLVFSSVLEGAIARTAIFHLIQGLELESKLALGFGIDPWRSVPLLTHLTDYEKLWHGSHQSYER; from the coding sequence ATGCCCATTGACTCAATTCACAACGATGGATACAGCTATGACTACCGTCCCTATTCCATCCCCTTAAAATCTCCCCTAAACAGTCATCATGGCGTTTGGCTGCGGCGAGAAGGGATTTATATCCGCCTAGAAAATGAGCGCGGTCAGGTGGGTTTTGGAGAGATTGCCCCCTTACCCTGGTTTGGTAGTGAGTCTATTGAAGCTGCTTTAGGGTTTTGTCAAGGATTGCCTCGCCACATTACGGCGGCGACCATTCAATCTATTTCCGATGATTTGCCCGCCTGTCAGTTTGGTTTTGGTACGGCCTGGGAGGCGATCGCCCATATTCCCTATGCCATTACCCTACCCCTAAATACCCTCAATATTTGTGGACTTCTACCCGCTGGCAAGGATGTGTTAACGGCATGGCAGGCCCTCTGGCAGGAAGGGTATCGAACATTCAAGTGGAAAATAGGCGTTCATGATCACGCCCTCGAAAAGGATCTTTTTCATACCCTTATTGCTGAACTACCCACTAGGGCCCGACTGCGTTTAGATGCCAATGGGGGACTGACCCAGGAGACTGCTAGGGACTGGTTGGCCACCCTGGATGGGATCCGCCCGCCCGATCTCATTGAATTTTTGGAGCAACCCCTACCGCCCCAAGCCATCGATGAACTCATGGCCCTCGCCCATGACTATCACACTCCCATTGCTTTGGATGAGGCGATCGCCAGTGTCCGGCAATTATGGATGTGGCACCATCGGGGTTGGCCGGGCATCTATGTATTGAAGCCGGGGATTTTGGGTTTTCCAGAGCGTCTGCGCCAGTTTTGCCAATATTATCGGCAGGAATCTAAGCTAGTCTTTTCCTCCGTCCTAGAGGGGGCGATCGCCCGCACGGCTATTTTTCATCTGATTCAAGGGCTGGAACTAGAGTCCAAGCTGGCCTTGGGATTTGGCATTGACCCTTGGCGATCGGTACCCCTTTTGACACACCTAACGGACTATGAAAAACTATGGCACGGTAGCCATCAAAGTTATGAGCGTTAA
- a CDS encoding alpha/beta fold hydrolase: MVNSAIAPNFKTYDWQTYSCAYYQSGDSNSAATPLLLIHPIGVGLSARFWDRFCRNWVEGGNDRPIFAPDLLGCGKSAMPHATYLPEDWASQLAFFIKEVIGQPVIVVVQGALLPVALELVHYHPEQVKGLVFSGPPAWPLMIEDTADWLQRIRWNLFDSPLGWGFYVYACQEGFLRQFSIDQLFARAEDVDREWLDTLREGCQSFESRHAVYAFLSGFWRRDYRKIMAAIAQPVLVLMGDEASSISREGDQETPDQRLAAYETALSQVQLESMPGRNVLPYESTVAFVTFVRSFIANYQI; this comes from the coding sequence ATGGTTAATTCAGCGATCGCCCCTAATTTTAAGACCTATGACTGGCAAACCTATTCCTGTGCCTACTACCAATCTGGGGATAGCAACTCAGCGGCAACGCCCCTCCTGTTAATCCATCCCATTGGTGTGGGCCTATCCGCCAGATTTTGGGATCGCTTCTGTCGGAACTGGGTTGAGGGCGGCAACGATCGCCCCATCTTTGCCCCAGATCTATTGGGTTGCGGCAAAAGTGCCATGCCCCATGCCACCTACTTACCGGAAGATTGGGCAAGTCAATTAGCATTTTTTATTAAAGAGGTGATTGGCCAACCCGTCATTGTTGTGGTTCAAGGGGCCCTCCTCCCCGTCGCCCTAGAACTGGTTCATTACCATCCTGAACAGGTGAAAGGTTTGGTGTTCAGTGGCCCGCCCGCCTGGCCCCTAATGATTGAGGACACCGCCGATTGGCTGCAACGCATCCGCTGGAACCTGTTTGACTCGCCCTTGGGGTGGGGTTTCTATGTCTATGCCTGTCAGGAAGGGTTTTTAAGGCAATTTTCCATTGACCAACTCTTTGCCCGGGCCGAGGATGTGGATCGGGAATGGCTAGACACCCTCCGTGAAGGTTGCCAATCCTTTGAGAGTCGCCATGCCGTCTATGCCTTTTTGTCGGGGTTTTGGCGACGGGATTACCGTAAAATCATGGCGGCGATCGCCCAGCCCGTGTTAGTACTGATGGGAGATGAAGCCTCTAGTATTAGCCGTGAAGGCGATCAGGAAACCCCTGACCAGCGACTCGCTGCCTACGAAACGGCCCTCAGCCAAGTTCAGTTGGAATCCATGCCGGGCCGGAATGTCTTGCCCTACGAATCAACGGTAGCCTTTGTTACTTTTGTAAGAAGCTTTATTGCTAATTATCAGATTTAG
- a CDS encoding Bax inhibitor-1/YccA family protein, whose amino-acid sequence MSNTSNFRQAISDVKGNAIVGPNVISNALPFVGGGLLLTAVGGWGGLGVIANAPGLFMITFFVAIVAQLVLFFVARSVAVKGNNGVALPLLAVYSLLTGYTLASLLYVALHTQGVGFTGIGIAAAGCGITFIAGRPLGSNLSEQDGLALTKTVQLGIIALLVVMVGQLLLSFFGVFTPTWLEVGISGVGVVLFVGAAVVDFFTLPRTYRDDQYLPAALSMYLTYINLFIFILRLLLALNRR is encoded by the coding sequence GTGAGTAACACCAGTAATTTTCGTCAAGCCATTAGTGACGTAAAAGGGAATGCCATCGTCGGCCCCAATGTCATTAGTAATGCCCTTCCCTTTGTCGGTGGTGGGTTGTTGCTAACCGCAGTTGGCGGCTGGGGTGGCTTGGGTGTCATTGCCAATGCCCCTGGGCTATTCATGATCACTTTCTTTGTGGCAATCGTTGCCCAGCTTGTCCTTTTCTTTGTTGCCCGCAGTGTGGCTGTAAAAGGGAATAATGGGGTTGCCTTACCTCTGCTAGCCGTCTATAGCTTACTAACGGGTTATACCCTAGCGAGTTTATTATACGTTGCACTCCATACCCAGGGAGTGGGCTTTACGGGGATTGGTATTGCGGCCGCTGGCTGCGGTATTACGTTTATAGCCGGCCGCCCCCTTGGTTCTAACCTGTCGGAACAAGATGGTCTAGCTCTGACAAAAACCGTCCAACTGGGGATCATTGCCCTGCTCGTGGTGATGGTTGGCCAACTTTTACTTTCGTTCTTTGGGGTTTTTACGCCCACTTGGCTGGAAGTCGGCATCTCTGGGGTAGGGGTGGTTTTATTTGTTGGCGCAGCAGTGGTGGATTTCTTTACGCTACCTCGCACCTACCGCGATGATCAGTACTTACCAGCGGCCCTCTCGATGTACCTCACCTACATCAATCTATTTATCTTTATCCTGCGTCTATTGCTGGCCCTAAACCGCCGCTAG
- a CDS encoding type 1 glutamine amidotransferase: MRLHYLQHVPFEGPANIARWAQEQGHSLVGCQVYQSQEFPALDDLDGLVIMGGPMNVDEGDLYPWLAPEKAFIESVIAAGKPILGICLGAQLLARVLGARVYPGSEKEIGWFPIQPTPAAMELPLCQGWRETFPVFHWHGDTFDLPRGAIHLARSAVCPHQAFLWGDRVLGLQFHLESTPETVKTLIHHCQDELIPAAHIQQPREMLGSEINFVENWHLLQALLGQFFN, translated from the coding sequence ATGCGACTTCACTACTTACAACATGTTCCCTTTGAGGGGCCGGCCAATATTGCCCGTTGGGCCCAGGAACAGGGGCATAGCTTGGTGGGGTGTCAGGTCTACCAATCCCAGGAGTTTCCTGCCCTGGATGACCTAGACGGCTTGGTGATTATGGGTGGGCCGATGAATGTGGACGAGGGCGATCTCTACCCCTGGTTAGCACCCGAAAAAGCATTTATTGAGTCGGTGATTGCTGCCGGCAAGCCTATTTTAGGCATTTGTTTGGGGGCACAATTATTAGCCAGGGTCTTGGGAGCCAGGGTTTATCCGGGGTCAGAAAAAGAAATTGGTTGGTTTCCAATTCAGCCAACCCCCGCAGCCATGGAGCTTCCCCTCTGTCAAGGGTGGCGAGAAACCTTTCCCGTCTTTCACTGGCATGGGGATACCTTTGATTTACCCAGGGGAGCCATTCATTTGGCCAGGAGTGCGGTCTGTCCCCATCAGGCGTTTCTTTGGGGCGATCGGGTTCTCGGCCTGCAATTTCACTTAGAATCTACCCCAGAAACCGTCAAAACCCTGATTCACCATTGCCAAGATGAATTAATTCCGGCAGCCCATATTCAGCAGCCCAGAGAAATGTTAGGGTCAGAGATTAACTTTGTCGAGAATTGGCACCTATTGCAGGCATTACTAGGGCAATTTTTCAACTAA